The following DNA comes from Candidatus Ozemobacteraceae bacterium.
GACCCGCTCGCCTTTCGTGACGACCTCCATCGAGATCGCATCGGCGTCCATGCGGACGTCCTGGCCGCTGCAGTCGCAGCCGGAGCCGAAGCCGAAACTCACGACGCGTGCCTTCGTCTTCGCTTTCAATGTCTCGAAATAGGGATCGTCGCCCGGAAGGACCGCCAGGCCTCGTTCCGAGAGTCCCTCGAGAATCTCGGCTTTGGCCAGGGCGATGTTCTCGAGGCTTCCCATGTTCCCGATATGAGCCGGGCCGATGTTCGTGATGACCGCGGCATGGGGGCGGGCGATGCCGGCGAGGAACCGGATCTCGCCCGCATGGTTCATGCCCATCTCGATGATCGCCGTCTCGGTGGCAAGGGGAATCCGCACGATGCTCAGCGGAAGCCCGATCTCGTTGTTGAAGTTGCCGGTCGTGGCCCAGGTGCTCGAAACGCCGGAAAACAGGTGCAGGAGCATTTCCTTCGTCGTCGTCTTCCCGTTGCTCCCGGTGACGCCGATGAACAGAGCCGTGTGGCGCGCCCTGTGGAACCGTGCCGCATCCTGGAGGGCGCGAAGGGGGTCGTCGCATCTGACCCAGGCTGCATCGCCGTCTGCCGGCGAGGCCCCCTCGACCCACCGCGCCGAGACGATCGCGGAAGCGCCCTTCGCGAGCGCCTGGGCGATGTATGCGTGGCCGTCCGTCCGCTCGCCCTTGAAGGCGACGAAGACCTCGCCGGGAAGCAGGGTGCGGGAATCGATCGAGAAGCCGGTAATCGGCTTCGGGGTTCCGCCCGCGTGAACGCCGCCGGTCGCCGCGAGCAGGTCGCCGAAACTCCAGTCGCTGGTGGTGCTCATGCGTGCGCTCCTTCGAGAAGTTCCTTCGCCACGAGCCGGTCGTCGAACGGCACCGTGCGGTCGGCGAAGATCTGGCCGGTTTCGTGGCCCTTGCCGGCGATCAGCAGGACGTCACCCGGCCTGGCGACCGAGATGGCGAGGGCGATGGCCTTGCGCCTGTCGGCTTCGACGTGCACCTCGCGCCGCTGCGCCGCCGGGAGCGCGTCGATTCCGGAAATAATTTGCGATATTATATCGTTTGGATTTTCTTTGCGCGGGTTGTCGCTCGTCACGACGGTGATGTCGGCCAGCGTCGCCGAAAGGCGGCCCATGACGGGGCGTTTCTCGGTCGACCGGTTGCCGCCGCAACCGAACACCGAGATGACGCGGCCGCCGGCGGCCAGCG
Coding sequences within:
- the murF gene encoding UDP-N-acetylmuramoyl-tripeptide--D-alanyl-D-alanine ligase — its product is MSTTSDWSFGDLLAATGGVHAGGTPKPITGFSIDSRTLLPGEVFVAFKGERTDGHAYIAQALAKGASAIVSARWVEGASPADGDAAWVRCDDPLRALQDAARFHRARHTALFIGVTGSNGKTTTKEMLLHLFSGVSSTWATTGNFNNEIGLPLSIVRIPLATETAIIEMGMNHAGEIRFLAGIARPHAAVITNIGPAHIGNMGSLENIALAKAEILEGLSERGLAVLPGDDPYFETLKAKTKARVVSFGFGSGCDCSGQDVRMDADAISMEVVTKGERVRVRLGLLGKHNALNALSALAVYANTGSRPLREGIARIERFRPVAARMESHELDGKRIILDCYNANPSSMKQAIEYLAVCKGRRVAVLGDMRELGDQSEALHRALGESVARAGIDQLVAVGEQAQFIASAALLAGMPPAGVHSCGSTSEAATRLFTLLLAGDTVLLKASRGMHFEEIVKELWPALQCDLH